The Methanomassiliicoccales archaeon genome has a segment encoding these proteins:
- a CDS encoding DNA methyltransferase, with the protein MDLKTNAIYCGDCQNVIGNTNEFPDDCVELIYIDPPFFSSRTYEVLWNDGYELRAFEDRWKGGIENYVAWMEGKLRECERILKKGGTMYLHCDWHASHYLKVQMDHIFGINNFINEIVWKRSSAHGDAKQGATHFGRVHDTILVYSSGPKLKTWNTQYVDYDERYVDGYYKHIEEKTGRRYQLGDLTAAKPGGDTSYEWKGVKPPAGRYWAYSKENMEEFDREGRIQYPDKPGGMPRYKRYLDEMLGMPVQDVWDDIDVILSKSKERLGYPTQKPEALLRRIIETSSNPGDVVLDPMCGCGTAIAVAQKMGRKWVGIDVSPTACRLMANRLRSAGAQTIELIGMPHTMEEVKGLQPFEFQNWILQKMMGRVSPRKTGDMGIDGYLFDGTPIQVKQSEDIGRNVVDNFETAIKRAKKTKGIIVAFSFGKGAYEEVARAKNQDGLDIQLKPVQEIIDEN; encoded by the coding sequence ATGGACTTGAAGACCAACGCTATCTATTGTGGAGATTGCCAGAACGTTATCGGCAACACAAATGAGTTCCCCGACGATTGTGTTGAGCTGATCTATATAGACCCGCCATTCTTCTCCTCCAGAACTTATGAAGTGCTTTGGAATGACGGCTACGAGCTACGTGCCTTCGAAGACAGATGGAAAGGTGGTATCGAGAATTATGTAGCCTGGATGGAGGGTAAACTGAGGGAGTGCGAAAGAATTCTCAAGAAGGGAGGTACTATGTATCTTCACTGTGATTGGCACGCCTCTCATTATCTTAAAGTGCAAATGGACCATATCTTCGGCATCAATAATTTTATCAACGAAATCGTTTGGAAGCGGTCATCCGCACACGGGGATGCGAAACAAGGTGCTACGCATTTTGGTAGGGTGCATGACACTATCCTTGTGTATTCCTCAGGACCAAAACTAAAAACCTGGAACACTCAATATGTCGATTACGACGAGCGTTACGTAGATGGTTATTATAAGCACATAGAGGAAAAAACAGGTCGGCGTTATCAACTCGGAGATTTAACTGCGGCAAAACCCGGAGGCGACACATCTTATGAATGGAAGGGTGTAAAACCTCCCGCGGGACGGTATTGGGCTTATTCCAAAGAAAATATGGAGGAGTTCGATAGAGAAGGTAGAATCCAGTATCCAGATAAACCGGGTGGGATGCCACGGTACAAGAGATACTTAGATGAAATGTTGGGGATGCCGGTACAAGATGTATGGGACGATATTGATGTTATACTAAGTAAATCGAAAGAACGATTAGGATACCCAACTCAGAAACCCGAAGCCCTCTTAAGACGGATAATAGAAACATCCTCCAACCCAGGAGACGTTGTTCTTGACCCGATGTGTGGTTGCGGCACAGCCATCGCTGTCGCTCAGAAGATGGGAAGGAAGTGGGTAGGTATCGATGTTTCCCCCACTGCTTGCAGGCTTATGGCAAACAGGTTACGCAGTGCGGGGGCTCAGACCATTGAGCTAATCGGGATGCCTCATACGATGGAAGAGGTGAAAGGCCTCCAGCCTTTCGAGTTCCAGAACTGGATTCTTCAGAAGATGATGGGCAGGGTCTCACCGCGTAAGACCGGTGATATGGGCATCGATGGCTACCTGTTCGACGGTACGCCGATTCAAGTCAAGCAGTCAGAGGACATCGGTCGCAACGTTGTGGACAACTTCGAGACGGCCATAAAGAGGGCGAAGAAGACCAAGGGAATAATTGTCGCCTTCAGCTTCGGAAAGGGCGCATATGAGGAAGTTGCCAGGGCGAAGAACCAGGACGGGCTCGATATACAATTAAAGCCCGTTCAGGAAATTATTGATGAGAATTGA